The Oreochromis niloticus isolate F11D_XX linkage group LG18, O_niloticus_UMD_NMBU, whole genome shotgun sequence DNA window ACCACCCCTCCTTCTCCTCATATATCGACAGCAACGCCGCCACGTCCTCGCGGCAAGACCGCTGGTTGCGCTCCAACTCCTTCAGGCCTTCCTCAGCCGCCGCAATCTCCTCGAGCACCTGGGAGAAGCGCTCAAAgttggcgtaggtgttgttcgGAGGCATGCTGGAGTGGGACTTGATGGTATACTCCTTGAGACGAGTAGTCTTCAGGCGCCGGCGTTCAGTCTTGTGATCTCTGTCCTCCTGGCGTACGTTCCGCCTCTTAATCACCTGGAGAGACAAAAAGTTAGAGGTCTGTAAAACGAGCAAGAATTTGATGAAAAGAACCAAAAGATGGGAGTAAAGTGTCAAATTTTCAGTTGGCCTCTTATTATCCAATATGAAATTTCACATGAACACTCAGTTTTAATACGCAGAATTTGGcaagttatatttttaaattttaaactcCAGTGACAGCTTTAGGAGGAAGACCAACACAGAAGCACAGTGACCTCCCTGCAGCGGCATTTTAAACAACCAGTGAGTTAATGTAAAATATTCACAAAGAtgcaaaatgaaagaaaacatttctcaGCACATAAGCAGCTGAAACATGTTCGGTCATGCAAATACTAAGAACGTTTTAATGTGAAAGCTCAGGGTTGAATATCTCACCTGAATGTTAAAATTACTCtcagttatatttatatttgtactTGTTAAGCTCTTGAATTTTTTCCCCACTTCACTGAATGTTTAATCTATAAAGATATAAACAAAGACTTAAACTCCATACCTTAATCCAGGGGTGCTCAAGACTGTCATCAATTGTCATTCTTTTCCTGCAAAAGAAAATCCAATAGTGTTGGTTAAATGTTGAAGACCAGGTCACTGTGAGTGCCAGCATGTGCATGAAGTATACAAATATGCTATGCAAATTGCACATtcatacatgtgtatatatatatatatatatatatatacaccttTGACAGTTGAACTGAGCACTGAATGGCGACCTTAGGATTGTGTTCACGTGCTTGTTGATTTAGTGTGCTGCATTTTTTAGTTTCTGCATGTTCTACATTCATTACACTATGTATTTAACAATTTTTTATCTTCCCACTACAGCTGAGCAACCGCTGATTGATTGATCAAGTTAAATAAGCCAACTTAAAATTCTGCAAGTCTAGAAAAAAGCTCGTCAGAGCAGACGACAACAATGTGCTATAGCTATCACTAATAAATTTCTGGAATTGTGATATCAACAAGCATTGGATAAAAATCATAAAGATATTCTTACTTAGGATCCTTGACTAGCAAACGGCGTATGAAGTCCTTCGCCAGCTCGCTGGTGTTGCTGAAATATTCTTCATCGAAGTCGTAGTTGACAGCTGAGATGTTGGTCAGCGTCTCTTGTTTGGTCTCGCCCAGAAACGGCGAGGCACCGCTCAACCTGTAACCAGTCAGAAACTTTACTTTAGAGCCCGTTGTGAAGAATCAGGTGGTTTCTGTCTTTTTATAAACTATAAGCTTCACTCACAGAATATACGTGATGACACCAATGCTCCTGCAGAGACGGGAGGATAAAGAAAGATCAGTTAAAACTGTTAGACAGGTTAAAGCACAGCTTCAGAAagtgggaaaaaaaccaaaaacaaaacaaaaaaaaaccaggtTGGTATCTTACCACATGTCTGCCTCCAGTCCAAGTGGCTCGTAGTTGACTATTTCTGGTGCTGTAAAACACAGGAATGAGCCCTTTAATTCAAAGCAGATGTAATCTGAAGCCACAATCACCCTCTCACAGGGTCTGACTCACTGCATGGAAACAATTTGGCACAAGGCTGGAAGTGAATATTTAGGAGGCCGCAGGCTCTCACCAACAAACTCTGGTGTTCCAAAGATGTTCTTGAACTCGTTTCCAGCTTTGATCTGATGAGCGATCCCAAAGTCTATCAGCTTGATCCGGGGGTTGGGGACGTTCTTGTCCAGCAGCATGATATTCTCAGgctgaaagataaaaaaaacaaaaacaaatttaaaaaaaaacaacttacatCACTGAAAGGAGAAGGACGGGCAAGTCGATGACATGAGACGCTGACAAAGCAGCATTTTCTACTTGAGCTTTTGAACTGTGACACTTGCATTTTATCACAACTGTCAGCAGCTTACATACAAGTCCAAAAAATAAGCTTTGCTCCTGTACTTGCCATCATTCACCAactaaaataatacagaaataATCCTATTATATGATTTTTATTCTATCCTCATGAACTTAAATGTTGCAGTACAGTTTAAATGTTTTGGTCACCATATCTTTATCGATAAAGATTAGtagtcttttccttttttagaaGCTTATGTCTGACTTTTAGCTATCAAAAATAAGATGATTACATTGACCCCATTGAGAGTAGTCGTCCCTGAAAATATGATTTCATTAATGTTAAGATATTTAAcccaaaatatattttagcatGTTTTTACCCCACAATAATCAGGGCAGGCGTGTTTGTCTGCTCACACCAACATGTCATCTACCACTGCTGTATCAGAGCCCCTCAAGTTTCCCCTCAGTGCTGACCTTGAGGTCGAAGTGAGCGATGCGTTTGGAGTGGAGATACTGAACGCCGTCCAAGATCTGCTTGAGAAATTGCGTGGCCTCCTCCTCGGTCAGAGATTCTTTCTCTGCCAGGAAGTCGAACAGCTCTCCTCCAGACACCAGCTCCAGGATCAGGATCACATCCGTCTTGTTTTCAAAGATGTCATGCAGGGTGATGATGTTGCTGTGCTGGATCTCACGCAGGATGTTGACCTCGCGTTCAATCTCTTCCCGGCTCACCCCCCGCCGGCTGGACGACA harbors:
- the dapk3 gene encoding death-associated protein kinase 3 gives rise to the protein MAGFRQEDVELYYEMGEELGSGQFAIVRKCKEKSTGVEYAAKFIKKRRLSSSRRGVSREEIEREVNILREIQHSNIITLHDIFENKTDVILILELVSGGELFDFLAEKESLTEEEATQFLKQILDGVQYLHSKRIAHFDLKPENIMLLDKNVPNPRIKLIDFGIAHQIKAGNEFKNIFGTPEFVAPEIVNYEPLGLEADMWSIGVITYILLSGASPFLGETKQETLTNISAVNYDFDEEYFSNTSELAKDFIRRLLVKDPKKRMTIDDSLEHPWIKVIKRRNVRQEDRDHKTERRRLKTTRLKEYTIKSHSSMPPNNTYANFERFSQVLEEIAAAEEGLKELERNQRSCREDVAALLSIYEEKEGWYKEENQSISGDLNHIRQELQRTQTQRKKCQEDARVTMQSANILKRKFGRLENRYEVLAEQVASEVRWVEELVKSISAEKDGLSSGSTP